In Carbonactinospora thermoautotrophica, the genomic stretch CGACGGCGAGGACGACGGCAACTCGAAGTACCGTCGCTAAGCGACTTGGGAGCGGTGAGGGCCGTGCACGGCTGGCCGTGCACGGCCTGTCCGCGTTTGACCTCCTTGCCTGACTTCCTTCAGGGCTGGTAGTCCCCGTACAGCTCCACCTCCCCAGAACCGCGGACGATCTCGCCAGCCACCCAGGCCAGGATGCCCCGCTCCGACAGCAGGGCGAGCGCCTGCTCCGCATCCTCCGGCGCGACCACGGCCATCATGCCCACGCCCATGTTGAAGGTCTTCTCCAGCTCCGGTCGCGCCACCTGGCCCAGCTCTGCGATGACCTGGAAGACCACCGGCGGGGTCCAGGAGGCGCGGTCGACCCGGGCGGTCAGCCCTTCCGGGAGCACCCGGACCAGGTTGCCCGGGATGCCGCCGCCGGTGATGTGGGCGTAGGCGTGCACGTCCACGGCGCGGGCCAGCTCCAGGCAGGCGGGCGCGTAGATCCGGGTCGGTTCCAGCAGTTCCTCCCCGAGGGTGCGGCCGAACTCGGCGACGTGCCGGTCCAGCCCCCAGCCGGCCCGGTCGAAGAACACGTGTCGCGCCAGCGAGTACCCGTTGGAGTGCAGCCCGGACGAGGCGAGCGCGATCACCGCGTCGCCCTCGCGCACCCGCTCCGCGCCGAGCAGGTCGTCGGCCTCGACCACACCGGTCGCGGCCCCGGCCACGTCGTACTCGTCCGGTCCGAGCAGCCCAGGATGCTCGGCGGTCTCGCCGCCGATCAGGGCGCAGCCGGCCTGGACGCAGCCCTCGGCGATGCCCTTCACGACCGCGGCCACCTTTTCCGGCACGACCTTGCCGAACACCAGGTAGTCGGTGAGGAACAGCGGCTCGGCCCCGCACACGACCAGGTCGTCCACGACCATCGCGACCAGGTCCAGCCCGATCGTGTCGTGCTTGTCGAGCTTGCGGGCCACGTCCACCTTGGTGCCCACCCCGTCGGTGGCCGTGGCGAGCAGCGGCCGGCGGTACCCGGCCAGCTTGGAGGCGTCGAACAGGCCGGAGAACCCGCCCAGGCCGCCGACCACCTCCGGCCGGGTCGCCCGGGCGACCCAGGTCTTCATCAGCTCGACGGCCCGGTCGCCGGCCTCGATGTCGACGCCGGCGGCGGCGTACGTCGCGCCCGTCTCGGCTCCGGTCACCGCGTTCCTTCCCGTTCTAGGGCCGGCGCAGGGCGTCCTCGGCGCCCGGGCCGCCCAGCAGCGTGTCCACCCCGTCGACGTCCGTGCGCAGTTGCTCGTTCACCTGCTCCAGCAGGTGCTTGCCGAGCAGTTCCGGTTCGGGCAGCTCGATCGGGTACTGCCCGTCGAAGCAGGCCCGGCACAGCTTGTCCTTCGGGATGGTGGTCGCCTCGACCATGCCCTCGATCGAGATGTACCCCAGGGAGTCCGCACCCAGCGACTGCCGGATCTCGTCCACGGTCAGCCCGTTGGCGATCAGCTCGGCCCGGGTGGCGAAGTCGATGCCGTAGAAGCACGGCCACTTGACCGGCGGGCTGGAGATGCGGATGTGCACCTCCTTGGCGCCTGCCTCGCGCAGCATCCGGACCAGGGCCCGCTGGGTGTTGCCGCGCACGATCGAGTCGTCGACCACGACCAGGCGCTTGCCCGCGATGACGTCACGCAACGGGTTGAGCTTCAGCCGGATGCCCAACTGCCGGATGGTCTGGCTGGGCTGGATGAAGGTGCGGCCGACGTAGGAGTTCTTGACCAGCCCCTGCCCGTACGGGATGCCGCTCTCCTCGGCGAAGCCGATCGCGGCGGGGGTGCCGGACTCCGGCGTCGGGATGACCAGGTCGGCGTCGGCCGGGGCCTCGCGGGCCAGCCGCCGGCCCATCTCCACACGGCTCGCGTACACGCCCCGGCCAGCGATCTTGGTGTCGGGCCGGGCCAGGTACACGAACTCGAACACGCACATCGCCGGGCGCGGCTCGGCGAACCGCTGCGAGCGCAGGCCGTGCTCGTCGACCACGATCAACTCGCCCGGCTCGATCTCCCGGATGAACGACGCGCCCACGATGTCCAGCGCCGCGGTCTCGCTCGCGACCACCCAGCCGCGCTCCAGCCGGCCGAGCACCAGCGGCCGGATGCCCTGCGGGTCACGCGCCGCGTACAGGGTCGTCTCGTCCATGAACACCAGCGAGAAGGCGCCGCGCAGCTTCGGCAGCACGTCCAGCGCGCTGGCCTGCAGCGACCGGTCCGGGTACGCGGCGAGCAGCGCGGTGACCAGGTCGGTGTCGCTGGTGGCGATGAGCTGCTGCTGGGGGTGCGACGGCTCACCGGAGCCGGCCGCCTCCTGGAGGAGCTTCGCCAGCTCACCGACGTTGATGAGGTTGCCGTTGTGGCCCAAGGCGAGGTGGCCGACGGCGGTGGCGCGGAACGTGGGCTGGGCGTTCTCCCACACCGACGCGCCGGTCGTCGAGTACCGGGTGTGACCGATCGCGATGTGCCCGCGCAGCGAGCTGAGCGTCGCCTCGTCGAAGACCTGGGAGACCAGGCCCATGTCCTTGTAGACGACGATCTGGCTGCCGTTGCTGACGGCGATGCCGGCGGATTCCTGGCCACGATGCTGCAGGGCGTACAGGCCGAAGTAGGTGAGCTTGGCTACCTCCTCACCCGGTGCCCACACACCGAAGACCCCGCATTTTTCCCGGGGACCCTGGATGTCGGCGGAGAGGAGGTCGGGGGACGGGCGACCGCAAGACACGCCACGAGTCTACGCGAGCCGCCGCGTTGAGCATCCCGGCACGTGCCGGTCAAGCTCGTTCGTCCGATCGGGTGATCTCGCTGCTCAGCGGAGCAACGGCAGGTACGGCGACAGGTCGCTGCGCTCCCCGCTCGCGTGCAACTCCCCGGCGGCGACGGCGTCCGCCCAGGCGAGCCGGCCGCTGGCCAGCCGGATCCAGGTCAGCGGCGCGGTCTCCACCACGTTCGGCGGCGTGCCCCGGGTGTGACGTGGCCCCTCGACGCACTGCACGGCCGCGTACGGGGGCACGCGCAGCTCCACCGACCGGCCCGGCGCCCGGTCCGCCATGAGGTCCGCCAGCGCCCGGGTCGCGAACGCGAGCGCCTGCTGATCATGCGGGAACCCCGGGTCCAGGTCGTCGGCGTGCACGACCGCCTCGATCACCCGGGACAGCATCAGGTCGGTCATGCTCCATACCCCGTGCGGAATGGCGGCGACGCGCGTGCCCGGCCGCTCCCCCAGCGCGTCCAGCGCCGCCTCCGCGCGTTCGATCTGCTCTCGCAGGTCGATCCCCTGCGCGGCCAGCTCCTTGGTCCGCAGGTCGATGCGCTCCGCCTGCCCCGGCATGGCCCGCGCCCAGTCCGCCAGCCCCACCTCGACGGTCGACGGCTCGGACGAATCCAGGCACCTGAGCACCGCGCCGACGGAGGCGGCGATGTGCGCCACCAGCGTCCCCACCGACCACCCCGCCACGGACGAGG encodes the following:
- the purM gene encoding phosphoribosylformylglycinamidine cyclo-ligase, giving the protein MTGAETGATYAAAGVDIEAGDRAVELMKTWVARATRPEVVGGLGGFSGLFDASKLAGYRRPLLATATDGVGTKVDVARKLDKHDTIGLDLVAMVVDDLVVCGAEPLFLTDYLVFGKVVPEKVAAVVKGIAEGCVQAGCALIGGETAEHPGLLGPDEYDVAGAATGVVEADDLLGAERVREGDAVIALASSGLHSNGYSLARHVFFDRAGWGLDRHVAEFGRTLGEELLEPTRIYAPACLELARAVDVHAYAHITGGGIPGNLVRVLPEGLTARVDRASWTPPVVFQVIAELGQVARPELEKTFNMGVGMMAVVAPEDAEQALALLSERGILAWVAGEIVRGSGEVELYGDYQP
- the purF gene encoding amidophosphoribosyltransferase, translated to MSCGRPSPDLLSADIQGPREKCGVFGVWAPGEEVAKLTYFGLYALQHRGQESAGIAVSNGSQIVVYKDMGLVSQVFDEATLSSLRGHIAIGHTRYSTTGASVWENAQPTFRATAVGHLALGHNGNLINVGELAKLLQEAAGSGEPSHPQQQLIATSDTDLVTALLAAYPDRSLQASALDVLPKLRGAFSLVFMDETTLYAARDPQGIRPLVLGRLERGWVVASETAALDIVGASFIREIEPGELIVVDEHGLRSQRFAEPRPAMCVFEFVYLARPDTKIAGRGVYASRVEMGRRLAREAPADADLVIPTPESGTPAAIGFAEESGIPYGQGLVKNSYVGRTFIQPSQTIRQLGIRLKLNPLRDVIAGKRLVVVDDSIVRGNTQRALVRMLREAGAKEVHIRISSPPVKWPCFYGIDFATRAELIANGLTVDEIRQSLGADSLGYISIEGMVEATTIPKDKLCRACFDGQYPIELPEPELLGKHLLEQVNEQLRTDVDGVDTLLGGPGAEDALRRP
- a CDS encoding maleylpyruvate isomerase family mycothiol-dependent enzyme; this translates as MPSRTRRYDVRKVRVALSAQWRALVEYTAKLDPERLAEPSSVAGWSVGTLVAHIAASVGAVLRCLDSSEPSTVEVGLADWARAMPGQAERIDLRTKELAAQGIDLREQIERAEAALDALGERPGTRVAAIPHGVWSMTDLMLSRVIEAVVHADDLDPGFPHDQQALAFATRALADLMADRAPGRSVELRVPPYAAVQCVEGPRHTRGTPPNVVETAPLTWIRLASGRLAWADAVAAGELHASGERSDLSPYLPLLR